Proteins from a genomic interval of Stigmatopora nigra isolate UIUO_SnigA chromosome 19, RoL_Snig_1.1, whole genome shotgun sequence:
- the kcnj15 gene encoding ATP-sensitive inward rectifier potassium channel 15 → MIKSCCEETASKRQSAMAVGKAEFRRRIVSKDGRNNVRINNVEGMVKMYLHDIWTTVVDIKWRYKITLFASTFIMTWFIFGVLFYLIGMGNGDFEANLSSNHTPCLENVKTFTGAFLFSLESQTTIGYGFRYITEDCPLAIFTLVAQLVITGLAEIFVTGAFLAKLARPKKRAETIKFSRCAVVYRRRGQLCLVVRVANMRKSLLIQCQLSGKLLHANVTREGEKTQVHQTSVDFFMDSSSECPFLILPLTFYHVLDERSPLAGLTAENLASREMELLVTLNGTMESTAATCQSRTSYVPAEILWGYEFKPVIYGTEGGRYVADFNFFDKVRRVSNDDGFLNNAEKLKLEEDYKKE, encoded by the exons ATGATCAAAAG TTGTTGTGAAGAAACTGCATCTAAAAGACAAAGCGCAATGGCGGTTGGAAAGGCGGAATTCCGTCGTCGAATCGTCTCCAAAGACGGCCGCAACAACGTGCGCATAAACAACGTGGAAGGCATGGTCAAGATGTACCTGCACGACATCTGGACCACGGTAGTGGACATCAAGTGGCGCTACAAGATCACCCTGTTTGCCTCCACCTTCATCATGACGTGGTTCATCTTCGGGGTGCTCTTCTACCTCATCGGCATGGGCAACGGCGACTTCGAGGCCAACCTCAGTTCCAACCACACGCCGTGCCTGGAGAACGTCAAAACCTTCACGGGGGCTTTCCTATTCTCGCTGGAGTCGCAGACCACCATCGGCTACGGCTTCCGCTACATCACCGAGGATTGCcctttggccattttcactctGGTGGCTCAGCTGGTCATCACCGGCCTGGCCGAGATCTTCGTCACGGGGGCCTTCCTGGCCAAATTGGCGCGGCCCAAGAAGCGAGCCGAGACCATCAAGTTCAGCCGGTGCGCGGTGGTCTACCGCCGCCGGGGTCAACTCTGCCTGGTGGTTCGGGTAGCCAACATGCGGAAGAGTCTTCTAATCCAGTGCCAACTCAGCGGCAAGCTTCTTCACGCCAACGTCACCCGGGAAGGTGAAAAAACGCAAGTCCACCAGACCTCGGTGGACTTTTTCATGGACTCCAGCAGCGAGTGCCCCTTCCTCATTCTGCCGCTCACCTTCTACCATGTCCTGGACGAGCGCAGCCCATTGGCCGGCCTGACGGCAGAAAATTTGGCCAGTCGTGAGATGGAGCTACTGGTGACGCTCAACGGCACCATGGAGTCCACGGCGGCCACGTGTCAGAGTAGGACGTCTTACGTTCCCGCCGAGATCCTGTGGGGCTACGAGTTCAAGCCGGTGATCTACGGCACGGAAGGTGGCCGCTACGTGGCCGACTTTAACTTTTTCGACAAGGTGCGGCGGGTCAGCAACGACGACGGCTTCTTGAACAATGCCGAGAAGTTGAAGCTGGAGGAGGACTACAAGAAAGAATAA
- the LOC144213090 gene encoding uncharacterized protein LOC144213090, producing METDRLIKVDAILELVKSRFNLVSSSQWALLVYGTPDSETKAVLADTITDVIQRISSEVVRQLQPAITEHLCGQSSQAQVSNAIDRCSPKLSECVTETFAAALDLPPQKYEGATELTTLVESEVKHRVTSALSVAKNTTEWPKDPILFIRGTMSSVGNLASIFRQAVEYLRHVFAKARTPCVVLCGRSGMKACDMTDAVRGILLKWSNASKRAKSSERESTTDVSKASRSTKASEIESSLDVSEQSAKEKALVAAIDITKSIIQEPFRGSGDRVESRLTRFNLNLKLICNKVKNFFKSQEKASLDGEVKLRRFRFFKFARMQFARMLGGLKRAFKNQDACLVFLRLDQPKSPRDSKGGIFRSSTLHVRPSQNPVFEFEAIQDNVAKMFDDLNQMEPEAREAKVKRYIDEKLRTFSQDLSARLYEYIMSSQSEVYEVPSSRSNTPFMDSVLWGRRGKKHWDGGQKFSPEVLYAMTEDAAWRFLQQLLLWIETEPQGEETYADEVSGAVSEINQLVVTALNTGEDQNTPKSRRVTPLKDEEGTQKTFSRASGSRQTQSTSQRSPLTEVSEPSTDTSCRWERTASFNLKMTRLLAYTLTTQLGQRLPRKCKQSLKTDNLMLVVEHLSCRAVEEISACYIRDIDTMANLEEVIGPVVKKMLAYFGSPSKLMEAVTEDEASFDDALFTLLQSQLAVRRERAKGGKGFFSSVAKLCFRST from the exons ATGGAGACGGACCGTTTAATCAAAGTGGACGCCATCCTAGAGTTGGTCAAGTCCCGATTCAATCTTGTCTCCTCGTCCCAGTGGGCTCTGCTTGTGTACGGGACCCCTGATTCGGAGACCAAAGCCGTCCTGGCTGACACCATCACCGATGTGATCCAGAGAATTTCTTCCGAGGTGGTGCGTCAGCTCCAGCCTGCCATCACCGAGCATCTGTGCGGACAATCATCTCAGGCTCAG GTAAGTAACGCCATCGACCGATGCAGTCCGAAGCTGAGCGAGTGCGTCACCGAGACCTTCGCCGCCGCCCTGGACCTCCCGCCTCAAAAGTACGAGGGCGCCACGGAACTCACCACACTGGTGGAGTCCGAGGTGAAGCACCGGGTGACGTCGGCCCTGTCGGTGGCAAAGAATACCACCGAGTGGCCCAAGGACCCCATCCTCTTCATCCGAGGCACCATGTCCAGCGTGGGCAACCTGGCCTCCATCTTCCGTCAGGCCGTAGAGTACTTGAGGCACGTGTTCGCCAAGGCGCGGACGCCCTGCGTGGTGCTCTGCGGTCGCTCCGGCATGAAGGCCTGCGACATGACCGACGCCGTGAGGGGGATCCTGTTGAAGTGGTCCAACGCCAGCAAGAGGGCCAAATCCAGCGAGAGGGAAAGCACGACGGATGTGTCCAAAGCCAGCAGAAGCACCAAAGCCAGCGAAATCGAGAGCTCCTTGGACGTGAGCGAACAATCGGCTAAAGAGAAAGCTCTGGTGGCGGCCATCGACATCACCAAAAGCATCATCCAGGAGCCCTTCCGCGGCTCGGGCGATCGCGTGGAAAGTCGCCTGACTCGCTTCAACCTCAATCTAAAGCTGATCTGTAACAAAGTCAAGAATTTCTTCAAGTCGCAGGAGAAAGCCAGTCTGGACGGCGAAGTCAAACTACGGCGATTTCGCTTCTTCAAATTTGCACGCATGCAGTTTGCACGAATGCTGGGAGGACTCAAACGGGCCTTCAAGAACCAAGATGCATGTCTGGTGTTCCTCAGGCTGGATCAGCCAAAGTCACCCAGGGACTCCAAAGGGGGCATCTTCAGGTCCAGCACGCTACATGTCAGGCCTTCACAGAATCCCGTCTTTGAGTTCGAAGCCATCCAGGACAATGTGGCTAAGATGTTCGACGACCTTAACCAGATGGAGCCGGAAGCCCGCGAAGCCAAGGTCAAGCGCTATATCGACGAGAAGCTGCGCACCTTCTCCCAAGATCTCTCCGCCCGCCTGTACGAGTACATCATGTCTAGTCAAAGCGAAGTCTACGAGGTGCCCTCCAGCCGTTCCAACACACCCTTCATGGACTCGGTCCTCTGGGGCCGGCGGGGCAAAAAGCACTGGGACGGCGGGCAGAAGTTCTCCCCCGAGGTCTTGTACGCCATGACCGAGGACGCGGCTTGGCGTTTCCTTCAACAGCTGCTCCTCTGGATCGAGACCGAGCCGCAAGGCGAGGAGACGTACGCCGACGAGGTGTCCGGCGCCGTCAGCGAGATCAACCAGCTGGTGGTCACGGCCCTCAACACGGGCGAAGACCAGAACACCCCCAAGAGCCGACGAGTGACGCCTCTGAAAGACGAAGAAGGCACACAGAAGACCTTCTCCCGGGCTTCTGGCTCACGTCAAACGCAATCGACCTCCCAGCGCTCGCCGCTCACGGAGGTCTCGGAGCCGTCCACTGACACGTCGTGCAGGTGGGAACGTACGGCGTCCTTCAACCTGAAGATGACACGCCTCCTGGCGTACACACTCACCACACAACTGGGCCAGCGCCTGCCCAGGAAGTGCAAACAGTCCCTGAAGACGGACAACCTGATGCTGGTGGTGGAGCATCTGTCGTGCAGAGCAGTGGAGGAAATCAGCGCCTGCTACATCCGCGACATCGACACCATGGCGAACCTGGAGGAGGTGATTGGGCCCGTGGTCAAGAAGATGCTAGCCTACTTTGGCTCGCCGAGTAAACTAATGGAGGCGGTGACGGAGGACGAGGCTTCTTTCGACGACGCCCTCTTCACGCTCCTCCAAAGCCAGCTGGCCGTCCGCAGGGAGCGAGCCAAAGGCGGCAAGGGCTTCTTCTCGTCCGTGGCCAAGCTGTGCTTTCGCTCCACGTGA
- the vps26c gene encoding vacuolar protein sorting-associated protein 26C, protein MSVTLDIRLKRANKVYHEGESVAGVIVLACREPMQHHGISLSMEGLVNLQLSSKSVGVFEAFYNSVKPITLLGSSIEVAKAGKIPGGKTEVPFEFPLNAKANKTLYETYHGVFVNIQYSLRCDLKRSLLAKDLSRNCEFIVHSQPQKSQLGATPVNFTITPDTLQNIRERTSLPKFLIRGHLDNTTCIISRPLTGELTVESSDVPIKSIDLQLVRVETCGCAEGYARDPTEIQNIQIAEGDVCRGLPIPIYMVFPRLFTCPTLETTNFKVEFEINIVTVLHDDHLITENFPLKLCRV, encoded by the exons ATGAGCGTCACTTTGGACATACGACTCAAAAGAGCCAACAAAGTTTATCATGAGGGG GAGTCTGTGGCCGGTGTCATCGTGCTGGCATGCAGGGAGCCCATGCAGCACCACGGCATCTCCCTGAGCATGGAAGGCCTGGTCAACCTGCAACTGAGCTCCAAGAGCGTAGGTGTCTTTGAGGCCTTCTACAACTCAGTCAAG CCCATAACATTGCTCGGCAGTAGCATCGAGGTGGCCAAGGCTGGAAAGATCCCAGGAGGCAAGACTGAGGTTCCATTCGAGTTCCCCCTTAACGCCAAAGCCAATAAAACTCTGTATGAGACCTACCACGGCGTCTTTGTTAACATTCAG TACTCTCTCCGCTGTGACTTGAAGCGCTCCCTACTGGCCAAAGACCTCAGCAGGAACTGTGAGTTTATTGTGCACAGTCAG CCACAGAAATCTCAGTTGGGCGCCACCCCAGTCAACTTCACCATCACGCCAGACACGCTTCAGAACATCCGTGAG CGGACTTCTCTGCCCAAATTCCTCATCCGAGGCCACCTGGACAACACCACCTGCATCATAAGCCGGCCCCTGACCGGAGAACTGACGGTGGAGAGCTCCGACGTTCCCATCAAAAGCATCGACCTGCAGCTGGTTCGGGTGGAGACGTGCG GCTGCGCCGAAGGCTACGCCCGAGACCCCACCGAGATCCAGAACATCCAGATAGCCGAAGGCGACGTCTGCCGCGGGCTGCCTATTCCCATCTACATGGTTTTTCCCAGGCTCTTCACCTGCCCTACCCTGGAAACCACCAACTTTAAAGTGG AGTTTGAAATCAACATCGTCACGGTTCTCCACGACGACCACCTGATCACGGAGAACTTCCCGCTGAAGCTATGCAGGGTCTGA
- the LOC144212854 gene encoding uncharacterized protein LOC144212854: protein MEVDYFPKEVILELVKSSFEQISAAQWALLVAGTPDSETKAIIADTISDVIQRISSDVVRHLLPAISDHLRGQYSQSQMSMAIDRCSPKLSGCLTETFAAALDLPPQKYEGSGELTTLVESEVKNRVTSALSVARNASEWPSDPTLFIRGTMSSVGNLSSIFRKAVEYLRQVFARARTPCVVLCGRSAMKATDMTDAVSGILLKWSRLSKCHRRRDKIINVEKVENSSDEEGSEQRVSRYSDSQAVESAKSAALDITRSIIQKPLSSSGGRVESRLTRFNLNLKLISNKVKNFFKTQEKISPDGDVKRRRFHFFRFARMQFGRMLGGLKRAFKNQEGCLVSLRSDKPKSPRGDSKGTFRSSTLHVRPSQNPKFEFEAIQEMVSKLFEELSKMDPESRKAVIQRYMDENLQSFSQDLTSRLYEYIMSSQSEVYEVPSSRSNTPFVDSVLWGRRGKKNWDGGQKFSPEVLYAMTEDAAWKFLQQLLLWIETEPQGEEVYADEVSGAVGEINQLVVTALNTAEDMDEDIDTETPFNDTLNSESLNRSSCVQESCVRTSKSSSEGEPLSMQDLSEVLAFMLTTQLGQRLPRNCKKNLKPDDLMLATQQMSSMALRQIGPGNIDNIETLANLEEVILPVVTNVLAEFPTPEQLVGAVSGADNVFDDAVLKHLLIQLNARRKPSKGMLSSIMCCYPCR from the exons ATGGAGGTCGACTATTTCCCGAAAGAAGTGATTCTGGAGCTGGTGAAATCCAGCTTCGAGCAGATCTCCGCAGCCCAGTGGGCTCTGCTGGTGGCGGGAACCCCCGACTCGGAGACCAAGGCCATCATCGCAGACACCATCAGCGATGTGATCCAGAGGATCTCCTCCGACGTGGTCAGGCACCTGTTGCCCGCCATCAGCGACCACCTGCGTGGACAATACTCGCAATCGCAG ATGAGTATGGCCATCGACCGGTGCAGTCCCAAGCTGAGCGGATGCCTGACCGAAACCTTCGCCGCCGCCCTGGACCTCCCACCGCAAAAGTACGAGGGCTCCGGGGAACTGACTACGCTAGTAGAGTCTGAGGTGAAGAACCGCGTGACCTCGGCCTTGTCCGTGGCCCGCAACGCCTCCGAGTGGCCGTCGGACCCCACCCTCTTCATCCGCGGTACCATGTCCAGCGTGGGCAACCTGTCCTCCATCTTCCGTAAGGCGGTGGAGTACTTGAGGCAGGTGTTCGCCCGGGCCCGCACGCCCTGCGTGGTGCTTTGCGGCCGCTCGGCCATGAAAGCCACCGACATGACGGACGCTGTGAGCGGAATCCTCTTGAAGTGGTCTCGCCTGAGCAAGTGCCACAGGAGACGCGATAAAATCATCAACGTGGAGAAAGTGGAGAACAGTTCCGACGAGGAGGGCTCGGAGCAGAGAGTGAGCAGGTACTCTGACTCCCAGGCGGTGGAGAGTGCTAAATCGGCCGCCCTGGACATCACCAGAAGCATCATCCAGAAGCCCCTCAGCAGCTCCGGCGGTCGCGTGGAAAGCCGGCTGACCCGCTTCAACCTCAACCTGAAGCTCATCTCCAACAAGGTCAAGAATTTCTTCAAGACCCAGGAGAAAATCAGCCCGGACGGCGACGTCAAACGCCGGCGATTCCACTTCTTCCGCTTTGCGCGTATGCAGTTTGGCCGAATGTTGGGCGGACTCAAGCGCGCCTTCAAGAACCAAGAAGGCTGTCTGGTTTCCCTGCGATCAGATAAACCCAAGTCCCCGAGGGGGGACTCCAAAGGAACCTTCAGGAGCAGCACGTTACACGTCAGGCCGTCGCAGAACCCCAAGTTCGAGTTCGAGGCCATCCAAGAGATGGTGTCCAAGCTGTTCGAAGAGCTCAGCAAGATGGATCCGGAATCTCGCAAGGCCGTCATCCAGCGCTACATGGACGAGAACCTGCAGAGCTTCTCCCAAGATCTCACTTCTCGCCTGTACGAGTACATCATGTCCAGTCAAAGCGAAGTCTACGAGGTGCCCTCCAGCCGCTCCAACACGCCTTTCGTGGACTCGGTGCTCTGGGGACGGCGCGGGAAAAAGAACTGGGACGGCGGGCAGAAGTTCTCCCCCGAGGTCTTGTACGCCATGACCGAGGACGCGGCCTGGAAATTCCTTCAGCAGCTGTTGCTGTGGATCGAGACCGAGCCACAAGGCGAGGAGGTGTACGCCGACGAGGTCTCGGGCGCCGTGGGCGAGATCAACCAGCTGGTGGTCACCGCCCTCAACACGGCCGAAGATATGGACGAAGACATCGACACGGAAACCCCTTTTAACGATACCTTAAATAGCGAAAGCCTAAACCGCTCTTCGTGTGTCCAAGAGAGCTGCGTCAGGACGTCCAAATCTTCTTCTGAAGGGGAACCGCTGTCCATGCAGGACCTGAGCGAGGTCCTAGCCttcatgctaaccactcagttgGGCCAACGCCTGCCTAGAAATTGCAAGAAGAATCTGAAACCGGACGACTTGATGCTGGCCACCCAGCAGATGTCATCCATGGCCCTGAGACAGATCGGCCCGGGGAACATTGACAACATCGAGACGCTGGCCAACCTGGAGGAGGTGATCCTACCCGTGGTGACCAACGTCCTGGCCGAGTTCCCAACACCGGAGCAACTGGTGGGGGCGGTGTCGGGCGCCGACAATGTCTTTGACGACGCGGTGCTGAAACACCTTTTGATCCAACTCAACGCCCgcagaaagccatccaaggGCATGCTTTCGTCCATAATGTGCTGCTACCCCTGTCGCTGA
- the ttc3 gene encoding E3 ubiquitin-protein ligase TTC3, with translation MFQQKLKEEVKNDQKEKAANQEEWKALKRETEKIVAENVSLAKRIKEGNDCYNAKLREFLELSNHSAAEKMSLEDEIKRYNNSVAVATRRSHAAQLSVLKTSLDQRLYTLNTQLEDATIFLTKLDENLQRFPQLKAYRQNACAKVQEVEQKIAATKASYEEELMQVRNGKSVTELLRVNQIDAEVSPLFSGIASLRIGPWMQAASELETRKPASNSVFEEAEKQLGTMFPNYNRSDFKKFFNESSWSNGSSVNLQEVVNIVSQKILDSQGATAMATPGLDLPPVYWKTGYQKPAQPRELNLDDSCVICFEEIRQDDHCVLECGHTFHNQCIEQWLTKNSTCPNCRKLALSPNDFPVLRNCRRKAP, from the exons ATGTTCCAGCAGAAGCTTAAGGAAGAGGTCAAGAATGATCAAAAAGAGAAGGCGGCCAACCAGGAGGAGTGGAAGGCCCTCAAAAGGGAAACGGAAAAAATAGTAGCGGAAAATGTGAG TCTCGCCAAAAGAATAAAAGAAGGAAATGACTGCTATAATGCCAAGTTAAGGGAATTTTTGGAGCTCAG CAACCATTCAGCAGCTGAGAAGATGAGTCTCGAGGATGAAATCAAACGCTACAACAACTCCGTGGCTGTGGCGACGAGAAGATCCCATGCCGCCCAA TTGTCTGTGTTGAAAACCAGTCTGGATCAGCGTCTTTACACCCTCAACACTCAACTGGAAGATGCCACCATTTTCCTGACGAAGTTGGATGAAAATCTGCAGCG ATTTCCTCAACTGAAAGCGTACAGACAAAACGCCTGTGCAAAAGTACAAGAAGTGGAGCAGAAAATTGCCGCCACCAAG GCCTCATATGAGGAGGAGCTGATGCAAGTCAGAAATGGCAAAAGTGTCACGGAATTGCTTAGAGTCAACCAGATCGACGCAGAGGTCTCTCCG TTGTTTTCAGGAATAGCATCACTTCGCATTGGGCCCTGGATGCAGGCCGCGTCGGAGCTAGAAACTCGGAAACCGGCCTCAAATAGCGTGTTTGAGGAGGCAGAAAAACAACTGGGTACCATGTTTCCCAACTACAATAG GTCTgactttaaaaagtttttcaatGAATCGAGCTGGTCGAATGGCAGCAGTGTGAACTTGCAAGAAGTGGTCAACATTGTGAGCCAGAAAATTTTGGACAGTCAG GGGGCTACTGCGATGGCAACCCCGGGCTTAGACCTGCCTCCTGTCTACTGGAAGACAGGATACCAAAAACCAGCCCAACCCAGAGAA TTAAACTTGGACGACTCTTGTGTCATCTGTTTTGAGGAAATTAGACAAGATGACCACTGTGTTCTTGAGTGTGGACACACGTTTCATAACCAG TGCATCGAGCAATGGCTGACGAAGAACAGCACGTGTCCCAACTGCCGCAAGCTTGCCTTGTCGCCTAACGACTTCCCCGTGCTGCGCAATTGCAGGCGCAAAGCCCCTTGA
- the smg8 gene encoding nonsense-mediated mRNA decay factor SMG8, which yields MKQVNMAAPVSVDALLRAAVSEDADHRDDGLCVVGLFGKSSTQLGVLKESLLNTLADKHVFSVFGGGDEEGDGSGCGIQALYDPDNRILYLLLTSVCDGRRLLWACRSQSASAGHAEAHDFWKGLERQHCLRLLYLFSVCHVLLLVHPNHTFDVTYDRLFRALDALRQKALPLIRAAVKDCLVSKEWKVNCRPCPPRLLFFFQMSGSLKVPNGSESGVHPDKPKKHSPRRRLQHALEDQIYRIFRKSRVLTNQSGNCLFTVPANQAFVYVAPAPEEDPAGALLSQLRSNCALSEHDPGAVVTGPRRYQQMRRSIRQVTAEHVSITSSAPPGGDCTLKEFLWQHVELVLTKKGFDDSVGRNPQPCHFELPSFSKWAQVALKIHQVLSGGVEDDSTEPALRAQAQLKVLDGFLDADAKFSENRCQKALPLAHGAYQSNLPHNYTTAVHKNQLAQALRVYSQHARGVAFQRYALQLHDDCYKFWSNGHQLCEERSLSDQHCVHKFHLLPKDGESTDVDHNPPILNHNSRGRSTSSCNCGRKQAAREDPFDVHAANYDFYQGLEEKCCSKLERINFPVFQPSTPDPSPACDRTPRSLCEADGERPKEPSGGGGGGGGGSAQPSHTPGDTSLSLALSLGQSTDSLGPYGEGEASGEGQAPQKRPSLADRQPSTVEYLPGMMHSGCPKGLLPKFSSWSLVKLGPAKWYNCHVGLEQPGFLPAASFLLPWDLLVRSRSDDDPSEAQDGGASSWPTPNKTPASKRGGVGGPGRSRRRDDTARAYVGFEYEDGRGRRFISAGPDKVVKALGSSGAKEPAARVLNADMPLYVPAPSQGRGVKPHFAQLIRLFVVVPDAPLEVTLSPQVQPGPPPCPLFHPELAEVTLPPDGVWVLRFPYAYATDVGPCYPPKENQPLANYKVLRGILRASATNTQ from the exons ATGAAACAAGTCAACATGGCCGCTCCAGTGAGCGTTGATGCTCTCCTCCGAGCGGCCGTCTCGGAGGACGCAGATCATCGGGACGACGGGCTATGCGTGGTGGGCCTTTTCGGGAAAAGCAGCACGCAGCTGGGCGTCCTCAAGGAGTCCCTCCTCAACACCCTGGCGGACAAGCACGTCTTCTCTGTGTTCGGTGGAGGCGACGAGGAGGGCGACGGTAGTGGCTGCGGCATCCAGGCGCTGTACGACCCGGACAACCGCATCCTGTACCTGCTGCTCACATCGGTGTGCGACGGCCGCCGGCTATTGTGGGCGTGTCGCTCCCAGAGCGCGAGCGCCGGCCACGCCGAAGCCCACGACTTCTGGAAGGGCCTGGAGCGACAACACTGCCTCCGCCTGCTCTATCTGTTCTCGGTGTGTCACGTCCTGCTGCTCGTCCACCCCAACCACACGTTCGACGTCACCTACGACCGGCTCTTCCGAGCCCTGGACGCCCTGAGGCAGAAGGCGCTTCCCCTCATCCGTGCGGCCGTCAAAGACTGCCTGGTGTCGAAAGAGTGGAAAGTCAACTGTCGGCCATGCCCTCCTCGGCTCCTCTTCTTTTTCCAGATGAGTGGAAGTCTCAAG GTCCCCAACGGGTCCGAGTCGGGCGTCCACCCGGACAAACCCAAAAAGCACTCGCCCAGACGCCGCCTGCAGCACGCCTTGGAGGACCAAATCTACCGCATCTTCCGCAAAAGCCGCGTCCTGACCAATCAGAGTGGCAACTGCCTGTTCACCGTGCCCGCCAATCAAGCCTTCGTCTACGTGGCGCCCGCCCCCGAAGAGGACCCCGCGGGCGCCCTGCTGTCCCAGCTGCGCTCCAACTGCGCCCTATCCGAGCACGACCCCGGCGCGGTCGTGACCGGGCCACGACGCTACCAGCAGATGCGGCGCTCGATCCGCCAGGTGACGGCGGAGCACGTGTCAATCACGTCGTCGGCACCGCCGGGCGGCGATTGCACGTTGAAAGAGTTCTTGTGGCAACATGTCGAGCTGGTGTTGACCAAAAAAGGCTTTGACGATAGCGTGGGTCGGAACCCTCAGCCGTGCCACTTTGAGCTGCCATCTTTCTCCAAGTGGGCGCAG GTGGCGCTAAAGATCCATCAGGTGCTGTCGGGCGGAGTCGAAGACGACTCGACCGAGCCGGCGCTTCGGGCTCAGGCCCAGCTCAAAGTTTTGGACGGCTTCCTGGACGCCGACGCCAAGTTCTCGGAGAACCGGTGCCAAAAAGCGCTGCCCCTGGCGCACGGCGCGTACCAGTCCAACCTGCCGCACAACTACACCACGGCCGTGCACAAGAACCAGCTGGCCCAGGCGCTGCGGGTCTACAGCCAGCACGCTCGCGGCGTGGCCTTCCAGCGCTACGCCCTGCAGCTGCACGACGACTGCTACAAGTTCTGGAGCAACGGGCACCAGCTGTGCGAGGAACGCAGTCTCTCCGACCAGCACTGCGTCCACAAGTTCCACCTGCTTCCCAAGGATG GAGAGAGCACAGACGTCGATCACAACCCGCCCATTCTAAACCACAATAGCAGGGGGCGCTCCACCAGCTCGTGCAACTGCGGGAGAAAGCAGGCTGCCCGGGAGGATCCTTTCGACGTGCATGCGGCAAACTACGACTTCTACCAG GGCTTAGAAGAGAAATGTTGCAGCAAACTGGAAAGGATCAATTTCCCCGTCTTCCAGCCGAGCACTCCCGACCCATCGCCCGCTTGCGACCGGACGCCACGCTCTCTGTGCGAGGCCGACGGCGAGCGGCCCAAGGAGCCtagcggcggtggtggtggtggtggcggcggtaGCGCCCAGCCCAGTCACACACCGGGTGACACTAGCCTGAGTCTGGCTCTCAGTCTGGGCCAGTCCACCGACAGTTTAGGCCCTTACGGCGAAGGCGAAGCGTCCGGCGAGGGCCAAGCGCCGCAGAAGCGACCCAGCCTGGCCGACCGGCAGCCATCCACCGTGGAGTACCTCCCGGGGATGATGCACTCGGGCTGCCCCAAGGGTCTCCTGCCCAAATTCTCCAGCTGGTCGCTAGTTAAGCTGGGCCCGGCCAAGTGGTACAATTGCCATGTGGGTTTGGAGCAGCCAGGCTTTCTCCCCGCCGCCTCCTTCCTGCTCCCGTGGGACCTTTTAGTGCGCTCGCGCTCCGACGACGACCCCTCGGAGGCCCAGGACGGCGGCGCGTCCTCCTGGCCGACCCCCAATAAGACGCCGGCCAGCAAGAGGGGAGGAGTGGGGGGCCCGGGTAGGAGCCGGAGGCGGGACGACACGGCGCGGGCCTACGTGGGCTTCGAGTATGAGGACGGACGAGGGCGGCGATTCATCAGCGCCGGGCCCGACAAGGTGGTCAAGGCTTTGGGATCGAGTGGAGCCAAGGAGCCCGCCGCTAGGGTGCTCAACGCGGACATGCCCCTCTACGTCCCGGCGCCCTCGCAGGGACGAGGAGTCAAGCCGCACTTTGCTCAACTGATACGACTTTTTGTGGTCGTGCCCGACGCTCCGCTTGAAGTTACACTcagccctcag GTACAACCCGGCCCTCCGCCTTGCCCACTTTTCCACCCGGAGCTGGCAGAAGTGACATTACCACCCGACGGTGTTTGGGTATTACGCTTCCCCTATGCGTATGCCACCGATGTGGGACCCTGCTACCCCCCTAAGGAGAACCAGCCGCTCGCCAATTACAAAGTGCTGCGAGGAATTCTCCGCGCCTCCGCCACCAACACCCAATGA